ATAAATTTCATGCATAAATATACTGAAAATCAATGTATTGTGAATTTATTATCGGGTAAGTTATTAACAATCAGTAAGTTACAAAAAGGAGGGCTTTTTAGACAAACTGTCGTTGCCCGAGGTGCAAACCCAAGCTGTAAAAACTATTCCAAAATATGGCTTTATACCATCCATTTTGAGGAGCTTACCGATGGTTGGTTTCCCGTCGGGTAGGGATAGAGGCAGTTACCCCACAGGACCACGCAGCGCTAGCAAGGGGGCCGAGGAGTAACGCCGAAAGCCCGACCATGAGCCCGAAATCCTTTGGGAAATGAACCAAAACTCATGCGAATGGGACCCGCCTAAAAAAAATAATTGACTCTACCCTATTCCGGATATGGATTTTCGATCTTTTTTAACGAAAAAGGCTAATCCTTTCTACGATCGAACTGATATTGGTAAATAGGAGGAATTTCATCACCGGGTTGCATGCGACATAACTCAGACAAAATACCATCGTTCATGGAAAACACCCAACCATGCAGCATAGGTCGCTGCTCACTATCCCAGGCCCGCTGAACGATAGACGTTTTGGCCAAATTAAACACTTGCTCACAAATATTGATTTCTACCATGCGGTCGAATTTCTTATCAAAATCAGAAATTGCATTCAATTCAGCTTCATGAATGCGGTAAATATCCTTGATATTATGCAACCATTTGTTCAACATTCCATAACTTTGACTACTCAAGGCGGCTTTTACACCACCACAACCATAATGTCCGCAAACTACAATATGCTTTACTTTAAGCTCATCAACAGCAAATTGCAATACACTTAGCAGATTTAAATCGGTATTTACAACCAGGTTGGCAATGTTGCGCTGCACAAATATATCGCCCGGGTCGGTATTGGTTATTTCATTAGCCGGAACCCTGGAATCGGAACAACCAATCCATAAAAATTCAGGCTTTTGCTCCTTGGACATCCGGAGGAAAAAATCCTTATCCATTAACAATTTTTCCTGAGCCCAGGCCCTGTTTTCGAGTAATAGTCGCTTAAATGATTCCATAGATAAAGGTTAAATTTCTTTCCTGCGTCGTATTTCCAGGTTAATTTCTTTGTTTCGGGCAGCAATGCTAAACTCGTCGAGCAAATCCAAAATATCATGATCGATAAAAATTGGACGGCTGCAATCAATTACCAGATTAGCCTCGTTGGGGATTTTGTTGAGTTGGTTTTTCAAATAGGATTTGTTGGTAAAGGTAACATCCTTAACAAACTTAATTAAATAATCATTACCATCGGAAGTAACCAAAATTGCTGTACGGAAATTGGTTTTAAGAATAAAGAAAATAGCCACCACCATACCCAGGGAAATTCCTCTAAGCATATCTGAAAAAACTACTGCTATTATGGTAACCAAAAAAGGGATAAACTGACTCCAACCTTTGTTATACATTTCTATAAAAATTGCCGGTTTAGTTAGTTTATAACCCACCATAATGAGAATTACCGCCAGGGAAGAAAGTGGTATCAGGTTTAATATACCCGGAATTATCAAAACACTAAAGAGAATAATAAAACCGTGAAAAATAGTAGACAATTTAGTAATTCCTCCGGCGGAAATATTAGCGGTAGTACGAACAATAACAGCTGTAACCGGTAAGCCTCCCAGCAAACCCGACACCATGTTACCGGCACCTTGGGCAATTAATTCTTTGTTTGTAGAGGCCGAGCGTTTAAATGGATCCAGCTTTTCTGCAGCTTCCAAACTCAGTAAACTTTCTAAGGAACCTACTATGGCCAAGGTAAGAGCAACTTTCCAAACCAACGGATTTTGAAGCTGGGAAAAATCAGGAAAACTTAGCTGTGATTTTAATTCTTGAAAAGAACCTATGCTTGGTAAAGAAACCAAATGCTCTTTTTGCAAAGACCAGGCAGGAAAAAACCGATTGAATACATAACTGGCAACAATTCCGGCAATTACCACAATCAAGGAAGCAGGAATGGTTTGAATGGCACTTGATTTAATGAATTTGGTTTCAAAGAATAGCAGAATGGCCAACGAAATTATACTGATGCAAATTATTTCGGGCGAAAAGTTATCGGCCATATACAAAAACTCACTAAACGTATTGTGACCATCGGGCTGAACAAAGTTCTCGTCTCCTTCGGCGTCGGCATCATACCCAACGGCATGGGGTATTTGCTTTAGAATTAAAATAACTCCAATAGCCGCCAACATTCCTTTAATGACCGTGTTTGGAAAGAAGTTTCCTATAACCCCGGCTTTTAAGAAACCCAACACAATTTGAATAATTCCACTCAGCAATAAGGCCAATAAAAAGGTTTGAAAAGCTCCTAATTCCTGAATTCCTGAAAGTACAATCATGGTTAAACCTGCCGCCGGACCGGAAACACTAATTTGAGAATTACTGAGTAATCCAACCACAATACCTCCAACAACACCGGCAATTAGGCCACTAAGTGCCGAGGCACCGGATGCAAGGGCAATACCTAAACATAAAGGTAAAGCTACCAAGGCTACGACCAGGGAGGCCGGGAGGTCGTAACCTAGGGTTCTGAACGCACTTTTTTTACTCATAAGGTTTACAAAGCAAATTCTTCCTAAGCAAACTACCTAATAAAACAAACTTGAAAAAGGTTATCGATTGAACCTTAGGGGATTTCATTTTACAGGCACTTTGCTTTTCATCTGAAATTTCACCAACTCCTGTTAATTTTATCAAACAAGTCACTTAGTCGTAGCGGTATTTGTTAAACGAAGGAGTCAGAATCCAACGTTCCTTCAATCCCAAAAACTGATCTGAAAACAGGTTTAGCTCCGGTTTATCTAAACTGTACCGTAAGTCGCTAGCACCTGCTAAAGAATAAAAAATCACCATGGAATTCAATCGATTTCCGGCATTTAGCCTGAAATGAGCAATCTTATCTTCATTCCTTTTTTCAGCGGAGAACCAGGCAAAAAATGGCACATGCACCTCTGGCTCGGTGGGATGTTCGCTGCTGTGAGCAATGGAGTAACCTGCTAAGTCAAATATCAATTCTCCATGATCTGCCACAAAGAATAAACTTGACTTTCCGGGGAGTTTTTCTAACTGAGAAATAAATTCATTTACCAAAAAATCGGTGAATACAATGGAATTATCGTAACTGTTGATGGTTTGAGCCTTGTGTTGTACATCGTAATGATAAGGTTTGTCTTCCATACCTGGACTAAAACGTTTAAAAGCGGAAGGATAACGTAAACTATAATTAAAATGATTACCTATCAAATGAACAACTACGAAGAGTTTCTTGCCGGTTTTCCTTCTTAAGAGTTCATCCAAAGGCTTAATCAAAACCTGATCGGTATGTTTATAAACCGGAAAGTGAATTAAGCTGTCAGCATCCTGAGCTATAAACGAATAATCCTCTGCCAACAAACCTTGGTTGCTGAGTATCCAGGTTTCGAAACCTGCCTCCCGGTACAACGAAATAATACTTTTCTCCTTTCTAAAGAGCTCAAATTCCGAAGGATTGGCTCTCGATACAAGTTGAGGAAAACTCAACCGGGTATTGTTCCCTGTGGCTATGTAATCCGGACATAGAACCAATTGACTTTTTCGTTTTTGAAGACAAGGATTGGTAGGCCTTGAATACCCGAAGAGTTGCCAATTTCTTGCTCGGGATGATTCCCCTAAAACCAGCACCACCACTTCGCCTAGGCCATTGTCTGCCTTCTTAACCGGATTAAACTTAAACTTAGACCGTTGTTCCAGCAAGCTATGGTTTTCGGCATAATCTAATCCGAACTTCACAAAAGATAAGGGCAAATTAATTGGAGGGTATTTCCACCAATTGGAATAGCTGAGTTTAGGATCAAAGCCTTTCAGCGGCTTCGGAAACCAAGGCTTATAGCCAAAATAAACAAACAGCACCACCGAAACTCCCAAACCAATTAACCTAGATTTCAGCTTAAACTCAGGGAATTTCAGCAAGGAATAACAAAGCCAAATCCCGGGCGGAATCAGGAATGTTATAAATAAAAAGTAATTAAAGCCCTGGGAAAACTCGGTGGCCTTGGTTTGGTTCAGGCTTAAAACCAATTGCAGGGTTCCTGCATTAAATTGGGTTTGCAGATAATAGGAATGTATAATTTCAAATGGATTCAGGGTACCCAGGATACTGAATACCAGAGCTGCTTTCCTTAATCCCAACAAGCCGGTAGCTGCTAAAAATAACACTAGAAACTGAACCAAAATTCCAATCAAATTGCGGTAAACAGGCAAGGAATATATGTAATCGTACCAATGCCTCACCACCAAAGGCGAAACAACCAGCAATGCCCATATCAACCAATAGGAAATAGCTAGGAGTTTAGACTTGTTAATCAATGGAATTGGGTTGAATAACAAAGGTAATACTGATTATTCATTGGCAACCATTCCATCTAAATTTGCTCCGGGAGAGGAGGTGAACAAATGATACCGATTGCCAATCTGTACTTGTCCAATGATGTTTAGCAATACTTAACCTGCACAGTTTTTTAATGGCCTTAATAGAATCAATTGCAGCATTGGTGTTCATCCATTTTAGGAACTAGCACGAGGCAAAAAGCAATAAAAAAGCCCCATCCCTTTGGAAAGAGATGGGGCTACTAAGTTCAGGAGAAATGAATTACATCATTCCGCCCATTCCACCCATGTCAGGCATAGCCGGCATGGCTGGTTTATCTTCTTTTGCATCAGCTAAAACACACTCCGTTGT
Above is a window of Bacteroidia bacterium DNA encoding:
- a CDS encoding SulP family inorganic anion transporter, translated to MSKKSAFRTLGYDLPASLVVALVALPLCLGIALASGASALSGLIAGVVGGIVVGLLSNSQISVSGPAAGLTMIVLSGIQELGAFQTFLLALLLSGIIQIVLGFLKAGVIGNFFPNTVIKGMLAAIGVILILKQIPHAVGYDADAEGDENFVQPDGHNTFSEFLYMADNFSPEIICISIISLAILLFFETKFIKSSAIQTIPASLIVVIAGIVASYVFNRFFPAWSLQKEHLVSLPSIGSFQELKSQLSFPDFSQLQNPLVWKVALTLAIVGSLESLLSLEAAEKLDPFKRSASTNKELIAQGAGNMVSGLLGGLPVTAVIVRTTANISAGGITKLSTIFHGFIILFSVLIIPGILNLIPLSSLAVILIMVGYKLTKPAIFIEMYNKGWSQFIPFLVTIIAVVFSDMLRGISLGMVVAIFFILKTNFRTAILVTSDGNDYLIKFVKDVTFTNKSYLKNQLNKIPNEANLVIDCSRPIFIDHDILDLLDEFSIAARNKEINLEIRRRKEI
- a CDS encoding phosphoethanolamine transferase; translation: MINKSKLLAISYWLIWALLVVSPLVVRHWYDYIYSLPVYRNLIGILVQFLVLFLAATGLLGLRKAALVFSILGTLNPFEIIHSYYLQTQFNAGTLQLVLSLNQTKATEFSQGFNYFLFITFLIPPGIWLCYSLLKFPEFKLKSRLIGLGVSVVLFVYFGYKPWFPKPLKGFDPKLSYSNWWKYPPINLPLSFVKFGLDYAENHSLLEQRSKFKFNPVKKADNGLGEVVVLVLGESSRARNWQLFGYSRPTNPCLQKRKSQLVLCPDYIATGNNTRLSFPQLVSRANPSEFELFRKEKSIISLYREAGFETWILSNQGLLAEDYSFIAQDADSLIHFPVYKHTDQVLIKPLDELLRRKTGKKLFVVVHLIGNHFNYSLRYPSAFKRFSPGMEDKPYHYDVQHKAQTINSYDNSIVFTDFLVNEFISQLEKLPGKSSLFFVADHGELIFDLAGYSIAHSSEHPTEPEVHVPFFAWFSAEKRNEDKIAHFRLNAGNRLNSMVIFYSLAGASDLRYSLDKPELNLFSDQFLGLKERWILTPSFNKYRYD
- a CDS encoding carbonic anhydrase → MESFKRLLLENRAWAQEKLLMDKDFFLRMSKEQKPEFLWIGCSDSRVPANEITNTDPGDIFVQRNIANLVVNTDLNLLSVLQFAVDELKVKHIVVCGHYGCGGVKAALSSQSYGMLNKWLHNIKDIYRIHEAELNAISDFDKKFDRMVEINICEQVFNLAKTSIVQRAWDSEQRPMLHGWVFSMNDGILSELCRMQPGDEIPPIYQYQFDRRKD